One Desulfobulbus oligotrophicus DNA segment encodes these proteins:
- a CDS encoding terminase gpA endonuclease subunit, translating to MPAAVTTPQQTRLVPRTIPLPSFLPARVRRMLSGRTVGSDRQPVITLPEQVRRVLRQPEKISVADHALKYRVVTDGAHEGSWRHEYAPHTVKIMNTFGESWVREIWFCAVEQSGKTNTMLNCMQWAIDCAPGNVFYLMPSEDASKKIVGKKIKPMLVKSPKLKKLVSTRQDDTTMTCISLRNGVEIFPAHANSATSMATWSAKYCFGDEVDKYPLLTGKETDPITLIKKRNRIYRGRYKRFFASTAAEKFIYTAGVLKCHQIWEWRLRCPDCGQLVKMDAEHLALAEGATPESVELNGCDYVCNACASVWDEGKRRAAIKAGCWVAVKGADAVRPSKVGFHHRSWECLDISLREIAVAYLKSKTGALADKLDWAHGHEAVDYVHEQQDRKEDYILRLVDPDQPRGVVPADTACVLLLVDTQQRGFFYQVWACGWGPEVKTAMIDYGYVDRWQHLIDLGRREWTDAEGKQFRVRRGYIDSGGGTDPHNRKHSRTSAVYEFCRRNRLFRPIKGNSRQDELFVPKKIDFYPTRTGKKVPMVNGPIRYNLQVNHFKDELADKLMIEPGSPGGITLHAGVGNDYAAQMCAEYADERGNWHCPRGKANHHWDIGVYLRGAITVEGLYNKRRPRPQRDAAAVAIPKKSFVRGWK from the coding sequence ATGCCGGCAGCCGTCACTACCCCACAGCAAACCCGCCTGGTGCCCCGCACCATCCCTCTGCCGTCTTTCCTTCCAGCCCGCGTCCGCCGGATGCTTTCCGGACGTACGGTGGGCTCGGATCGCCAACCGGTAATCACCCTGCCGGAACAGGTCCGCCGCGTTCTCCGCCAACCTGAAAAAATCTCCGTGGCCGATCACGCCCTCAAGTACCGCGTCGTCACCGATGGCGCCCATGAGGGCAGCTGGCGGCACGAGTACGCCCCCCACACCGTCAAAATCATGAACACCTTCGGTGAGTCCTGGGTCCGAGAGATTTGGTTTTGCGCCGTTGAGCAGAGCGGCAAAACAAACACCATGCTCAACTGCATGCAATGGGCTATCGACTGCGCGCCGGGTAATGTTTTTTATCTCATGCCCAGCGAGGATGCCTCGAAAAAGATCGTCGGCAAAAAAATCAAGCCGATGCTGGTCAAGTCGCCCAAGTTGAAAAAACTGGTCTCAACCCGGCAGGACGATACCACCATGACCTGCATCTCGCTGCGCAACGGCGTCGAAATCTTCCCGGCCCATGCCAACAGCGCCACTTCCATGGCCACCTGGTCGGCCAAATACTGCTTTGGCGATGAGGTCGACAAGTACCCGCTGCTGACGGGCAAGGAAACCGACCCGATCACCCTGATCAAAAAGCGCAACCGGATCTACCGGGGCCGCTACAAACGCTTTTTTGCCTCGACCGCCGCTGAAAAATTCATTTACACCGCCGGCGTGCTCAAATGCCACCAGATTTGGGAGTGGCGTCTCCGTTGTCCGGACTGCGGTCAGCTGGTCAAGATGGATGCCGAGCATCTCGCTCTGGCCGAAGGGGCCACCCCGGAGTCGGTGGAGCTGAACGGCTGCGATTATGTCTGTAACGCCTGCGCCTCGGTCTGGGATGAGGGTAAGCGCCGGGCCGCGATCAAGGCCGGTTGCTGGGTGGCGGTCAAGGGAGCGGACGCGGTCCGTCCGTCTAAGGTCGGTTTTCATCACCGTTCCTGGGAGTGCCTCGATATCAGCCTGCGCGAAATCGCGGTTGCCTACCTCAAAAGCAAAACCGGCGCGCTGGCCGATAAGCTCGACTGGGCCCACGGCCATGAGGCCGTCGATTACGTCCACGAGCAGCAGGACCGCAAGGAAGACTACATCCTCCGTTTGGTGGATCCCGATCAGCCCCGCGGAGTGGTGCCGGCCGATACGGCCTGTGTGTTGCTGCTGGTCGATACCCAGCAGCGCGGCTTTTTTTACCAGGTTTGGGCCTGCGGTTGGGGTCCGGAGGTGAAGACGGCCATGATTGATTATGGTTATGTCGACCGCTGGCAGCACCTGATCGATCTCGGCCGGCGGGAATGGACCGATGCCGAGGGGAAACAGTTCAGGGTCCGGCGGGGCTACATCGACTCAGGCGGAGGCACCGATCCTCACAACCGCAAGCACAGCCGCACCTCGGCGGTGTATGAATTCTGCCGCCGCAATCGCCTGTTTCGGCCGATCAAGGGCAACAGTCGCCAGGATGAGTTGTTCGTGCCCAAGAAAATCGATTTCTACCCGACCCGCACCGGTAAAAAGGTGCCCATGGTCAACGGCCCCATCCGCTACAACCTCCAGGTCAACCACTTCAAAGATGAGCTGGCCGACAAACTGATGATCGAACCGGGCAGCCCGGGTGGCATCACCCTGCACGCCGGTGTGGGCAACGATTACGCTGCCCAGATGTGCGCCGAATATGCCGATGAGCGAGGCAACTGGCATTGCCCCAGGGGCAAGGCTAATCATCATTGGGATATCGGGGTCTATCTGCGCGGGGCGATCACCGTCGAGGGCCTGTACAATAAGCGCCGCCCTCGCCCGCAACGCGATGCGGCGGCTGTGGCCATCCCTAAAAAAAGTTTTGTCAGAGGTTGGAAATGA
- a CDS encoding BAR domain-containing protein, which translates to MAATQELIEQECYHIRDLLLEKNRKYGDSALSPLRVFSRADAVEQIKVRIDDKLSRIVSGQADDIEDTTLDLIGYLILLRVAMRREWIAEQFTRSEQAPAGPSIITDPEDEWTPVEPEDGAVGAPAVKRRIGNLGCLVRSKGRPGDICGGVDGATT; encoded by the coding sequence ATGGCCGCCACCCAAGAACTGATCGAGCAGGAGTGCTATCACATCCGCGACCTGCTCCTGGAGAAAAACAGGAAATACGGCGACAGCGCCTTGTCTCCGCTGCGGGTGTTCAGCCGGGCCGATGCGGTCGAGCAGATCAAGGTGCGCATCGACGACAAGCTTTCCCGCATCGTCAGTGGCCAGGCCGACGATATCGAGGATACCACCCTGGACCTGATCGGCTACCTGATCCTCCTGCGGGTGGCGATGCGCCGGGAGTGGATCGCCGAGCAGTTCACCCGCTCCGAGCAGGCCCCGGCCGGCCCCTCGATCATCACCGATCCGGAGGACGAATGGACGCCCGTCGAGCCCGAGGACGGCGCGGTCGGAGCTCCGGCCGTCAAGCGGCGTATCGGGAACCTCGGCTGCCTGGTCCGGTCCAAGGGCCGCCCCGGCGATATCTGCGGCGGCGTGGATGGGGCCACCACCTGA
- the pyrF gene encoding orotidine-5'-phosphate decarboxylase yields the protein MNDIPLNERIIFALDFSEPEKAKEWVEKLDGKIKFFKVGLQLFLAGWWPVIDHIVGRGNKVMVDLKFFDIPETVNLAVQQLKNKKVTFATIHGNDPIIKAAVKHKNGLKILAVTVLTSFDESDMMDMGFTGTVEDLVLMRSKKAIDLGCDGVVSSAKEAGKLRSNIRQNFVIVTPGIRPGANIDEIKDDDQKRVATAKEAIRNGADYVVIGRPISTSLDPLSTVADIQREIEAALAEKAGQS from the coding sequence ATGAACGATATCCCGCTGAACGAACGTATTATTTTCGCCCTCGACTTTTCCGAACCAGAAAAGGCCAAGGAATGGGTAGAAAAGCTGGACGGAAAAATTAAGTTTTTCAAAGTTGGTTTACAGTTGTTTCTCGCAGGATGGTGGCCGGTGATCGATCACATCGTCGGGCGGGGCAACAAAGTGATGGTTGATCTTAAGTTTTTCGACATCCCGGAAACCGTCAACCTGGCTGTACAGCAGCTTAAAAATAAGAAAGTGACCTTTGCCACCATTCATGGCAACGACCCTATCATCAAGGCGGCAGTGAAGCATAAAAACGGCCTGAAGATATTAGCGGTTACCGTGTTGACCAGTTTTGACGAATCCGACATGATGGATATGGGGTTCACCGGGACTGTTGAAGATCTGGTGCTGATGCGTTCTAAAAAAGCAATCGATCTCGGCTGCGACGGGGTAGTGTCCTCGGCCAAAGAAGCTGGAAAATTACGTTCCAACATTCGGCAAAACTTCGTCATTGTTACTCCTGGAATCCGACCTGGTGCAAATATCGATGAAATTAAGGACGATGACCAGAAACGGGTAGCCACTGCCAAAGAAGCTATTCGCAACGGGGCGGATTATGTGGTTATCGGCCGACCGATCAGCACATCGCTCGACCCATTGTCCACTGTGGCTGATATTCAGCGCGAGATCGAGGCGGCCCTGGCGGAGAAAGCGGGTCAAAGCTGA
- a CDS encoding phage portal protein produces MAPILYGPNGRPIPLSKALRKMRGQAKAFMSGFHGANSNNLADWVTLPMEINAILRNDLQKLRARSRDLARNDDTARRFLFILKQNVLGSAGIVLQAKNKLGAGKKQDEKRNDEIEREWTMFHSKRRVRGVSVSPSACGQLSGRELGWLSLQTRAVDGECFMQILRGYPHNPHKFAVRFLNPDLLDSSYCVELPNGNRVEMGIEFDQFDRPVNYHFSEQHPTRKFQGKGARRIPIPADQIIHLFRKEYVGQIRGIPDFAAIMHKTKMLHGVHEAIVVGWRVAAAKMGFFTVRDVDAFKTSLDDEDRSPFDAGEIEATPGSFDVIPDGYKLDTFDPQYPTSTYESGHKVFMQQLANGLNVSSPTLSNNYADVNYSSLRQALLEDREGWRCLQAEMIDGFYQPLFDEWYDWTVYGTGRIKAPAARRAQDPVVVWQPRGWPWVDPLKEVNAQVKAIDAHLRTRQSIIAETTGADFIEMVDELAVEQETLVERGLKTAIPDDMAENYRDRG; encoded by the coding sequence ATGGCACCGATTCTGTACGGCCCGAACGGCCGCCCTATCCCGCTGAGCAAAGCGCTGAGAAAAATGCGCGGCCAGGCAAAAGCGTTCATGTCCGGCTTCCACGGCGCCAACAGCAATAACCTGGCCGACTGGGTGACGTTGCCGATGGAAATCAACGCCATTCTGCGCAACGATCTGCAAAAACTGCGGGCGCGGTCGCGGGACCTGGCGCGCAATGACGACACGGCCCGACGATTTCTGTTCATCCTCAAGCAAAATGTGCTCGGCAGCGCCGGCATCGTTCTTCAGGCCAAGAACAAGCTGGGGGCCGGAAAAAAGCAGGACGAAAAACGGAACGACGAAATAGAACGCGAATGGACCATGTTTCACAGCAAGCGCCGGGTGCGCGGCGTATCGGTGTCGCCCAGCGCGTGCGGGCAGCTGTCCGGGCGGGAATTGGGGTGGCTGAGCCTGCAGACGCGAGCCGTTGATGGCGAATGCTTTATGCAGATCCTACGCGGGTACCCCCACAATCCGCATAAATTCGCGGTCCGGTTTCTCAATCCTGATTTGCTCGACAGCTCCTATTGTGTCGAGCTGCCGAACGGCAACCGGGTGGAGATGGGGATAGAGTTTGACCAATTCGACCGGCCGGTAAACTACCATTTCAGTGAGCAGCACCCGACCCGCAAGTTCCAGGGCAAAGGCGCCAGGCGGATCCCTATCCCGGCGGACCAGATCATCCACCTGTTCCGCAAGGAATATGTGGGTCAGATTCGGGGTATCCCTGATTTCGCGGCGATCATGCACAAAACCAAGATGCTGCACGGGGTGCACGAGGCCATTGTTGTGGGCTGGCGGGTGGCTGCCGCTAAAATGGGTTTTTTTACGGTCAGGGATGTCGATGCCTTCAAGACCAGCCTGGACGATGAGGATCGCTCCCCATTCGATGCCGGCGAGATCGAAGCCACCCCCGGCAGCTTTGACGTGATTCCTGATGGCTACAAGCTCGATACCTTTGATCCGCAGTACCCGACCAGCACCTATGAGAGCGGCCACAAGGTTTTCATGCAGCAGTTGGCCAACGGGCTCAACGTTTCGAGCCCGACGCTTTCCAACAATTACGCCGACGTCAACTACTCCAGCCTCCGCCAGGCCCTGCTGGAGGATCGGGAAGGGTGGCGCTGCCTGCAGGCGGAAATGATCGACGGTTTTTATCAGCCGCTTTTTGATGAGTGGTACGATTGGACCGTGTACGGGACGGGCCGCATCAAAGCGCCTGCCGCGCGCCGGGCGCAGGATCCCGTTGTTGTCTGGCAGCCGCGCGGGTGGCCGTGGGTGGATCCGCTGAAAGAGGTCAACGCCCAGGTGAAAGCGATAGATGCACACCTGCGGACCCGGCAAAGCATTATCGCCGAGACCACCGGCGCTGATTTTATCGAGATGGTTGACGAATTGGCGGTGGAGCAGGAAACCTTGGTGGAGCGCGGTTTAAAAACCGCTATTCCGGATGATATGGCGGAAAATTACAGAGATAGAGGGTAA
- a CDS encoding CHC2 zinc finger domain-containing protein: MNVDLQALSATHNLRRGNGRFVGPCPKCGGSSTSDKFVIRDDGGFKCYGCGFKGDIITWLREIDGKTCAEAHEAAGQECRAGSCAVRGTCRLGNGSGRQQRRARSVAPVPTPRMQQVARVVSKSPAQTWLAWAAGLADEASVKLSAQADHLAWLAGRGLDALAVKRFALGWLSHDRRVKRADIGLPPKEGKDRLWVPGGLVIPIVGITGQLHRLRIRRTPESRERFLPDRKYIWIEGSGNEPLVIRSTCGPSRGVVVVEAELDAMAVAVAHTGVTVISLGTVAGGMPEWLHRECAAAPIILVALDADPGREAKAGAGPKAIASWTNTYRHAKFWPVPAGKDPGDYVSDHGGDLRAWIEAGLPAMVAKSAPVAASSQDLPLPLDAGREGGRGLVVTKETVSRPLISPASIAGPLSPMTIFIDRLRRENGEIWRGRHELAVRYRGPQVATPDALARRAQITSDLYGGGEVAWLLELLPPGRYAAAALESFFRGA, from the coding sequence ATGAACGTCGATCTGCAGGCCCTCTCGGCCACACACAACCTCCGCCGGGGCAACGGCCGCTTCGTCGGTCCCTGCCCGAAATGCGGCGGCAGCAGCACCTCAGACAAGTTCGTTATCCGCGACGATGGCGGTTTCAAGTGTTATGGTTGTGGTTTTAAGGGCGATATCATCACCTGGCTGCGGGAGATCGACGGAAAAACCTGCGCCGAGGCCCACGAAGCAGCCGGACAGGAATGCCGGGCCGGCAGTTGCGCGGTGCGCGGCACCTGCAGGCTGGGCAACGGCAGCGGCCGCCAGCAGCGCCGGGCCCGGAGCGTTGCCCCCGTACCCACGCCCCGGATGCAGCAGGTTGCGCGGGTGGTGTCCAAGTCCCCGGCCCAGACCTGGCTGGCCTGGGCCGCGGGCTTGGCGGATGAGGCCAGCGTCAAACTCAGCGCCCAGGCGGATCATCTGGCCTGGCTGGCCGGGCGGGGCCTCGATGCGCTCGCGGTCAAGCGGTTCGCCCTCGGCTGGCTCAGTCACGATCGGCGCGTCAAGAGGGCCGATATCGGCCTGCCCCCCAAAGAGGGCAAGGACAGGCTGTGGGTGCCCGGCGGGCTGGTGATCCCCATTGTCGGGATCACCGGCCAACTCCATCGCCTCCGGATCCGCCGCACCCCTGAAAGCCGGGAACGTTTCTTGCCTGACCGCAAATACATCTGGATCGAGGGCAGCGGCAACGAGCCCTTGGTCATCCGCTCCACCTGCGGCCCGAGCCGAGGCGTGGTGGTGGTCGAGGCGGAACTCGATGCCATGGCCGTGGCCGTGGCCCATACGGGTGTGACGGTCATCTCCCTGGGGACGGTGGCCGGCGGCATGCCCGAGTGGCTGCACCGGGAGTGTGCCGCTGCCCCTATCATCCTGGTTGCCCTCGACGCCGATCCTGGGCGTGAAGCCAAGGCCGGGGCCGGTCCCAAAGCGATTGCCTCCTGGACCAACACCTATCGCCATGCCAAGTTCTGGCCGGTACCCGCGGGCAAGGATCCGGGTGACTACGTCAGCGACCATGGCGGCGATCTCCGCGCCTGGATCGAGGCGGGTCTCCCGGCGATGGTTGCCAAATCCGCACCTGTCGCAGCTTCGTCTCAGGATCTGCCTTTACCCCTGGACGCTGGTCGAGAGGGGGGCCGGGGGTTGGTGGTTACCAAGGAGACAGTAAGTCGACCATTGATATCGCCCGCGTCAATCGCGGGCCCCCTTTCGCCGATGACGATTTTTATCGACCGGCTACGCCGGGAAAACGGCGAGATTTGGCGGGGGCGGCATGAACTGGCGGTCCGTTATCGTGGGCCGCAAGTCGCCACGCCCGACGCACTGGCCCGGCGGGCACAGATAACCAGCGACCTCTATGGCGGCGGCGAAGTTGCTTGGCTGCTGGAGCTGCTGCCCCCGGGCAGGTACGCAGCGGCGGCGTTGGAATCGTTTTTCAGGGGGGCGTGA